A segment of the Yersinia rochesterensis genome:
GGTGAGCGTATAGTCCATGTTAATGCCTCGCTGTATTTATTGACCACTATACCTTTTGTACTTGAAGCCACAGGGTGGTTAGCTGTGCGCCCTCACCCGATAAGTTTACCTAGGTAAGCTTATCGGGGTTCGCTCGCTTGCTGCCGACCTGCAACATCAATCTCTTTGGGTATATCTTGCGGATGACTGCTGGCGTATCTGACTATGCTCGGTTTGCTCACGCGGCGGTTAGAACGCGTAGGAGTCCAATCTAGAGCGCCAATACGCACCAGATAAACCAAACCAGCCAAGAGCACCAAAATGAAAATGGTTGCTTCGATAAAGCCTATCCAGCCACTCTCTCGGATAGAGATTGACCACGCATACAGATACAAGGCTTCAACATCGAAAATAACAAAGAACATCGCGACCAGGTAAAATTTAGCAGACAGGCGCATGCGCGCGGAGCCTACTGAATCAATACCCGACTCGTAAGGGACGTTTTTGGCGCGGGCCCGAGCTCTCCCGCCCAGAAAGAACGCACCTAGCAGCATCAAACCGCACAGCCCGATAGCGCCGATCAGGAATACAGCAAACGCCCAATGATGAGCGATAACTTCAGTGGTTGTTGACATACTCATTGCTTACTCATCAAAAGTGGCGTCGAACATCCTGCTCTTGTGTTGGCAGTTAGTGCACCACATCGATTCAAAGGGAAGGATAAAAACCACACAAAACACACTGTCTTTACAACTGTTTAGCCAGTGTTTTACTGTGGGCTTTTTACTCCTTTCAGTAACCTTTTGTCAACTTTGACAAAAGTAACTACAGATTAATTTACAAACGCACGATCTTACTTAACAATTGGTGCGAACCTGCAAGCTAAATCGAGTCAGTAATTTGTTAAGTCAGAACATACACCTATAAACCAATGTGGATGTTTCGTTATAACTATACCATTGTCTCAGGAATAACCGGTTCTTCCACTCACTAGCTAGGGGTATTTTTTTGATCCAGAACACGTTTTGAGTGTTATTTCATAAATATTCGGCACGAAAAGTTTCATTTGTTTATTTAAAATAAATGAAACGGTGTTTTATTAAAAAATACATTTTTAATAAAAAAAGCGATATTAACCACTAATTTAATAAGGCTTATGACTGTTGTCCGTGGCAGAAAAACCTCTATAAGTAAAATAAAACGACGTTTTACTCATGAAATTAAACTTAAAGTGATAAAAAAGGGGTTTTCATAAAAATGAAAATAAAAAAAGCTCCTAAAATAAGGAGCTTATGATAATTTATGTAAACAGAAACTTAATTTTGATCGTCTATTACATAATCAGAATTAAGCATTAAATCCACACCGGACTGCAAACCATGTTGATGACCAGTCTGCATAGCGTCGAAAATGGCCAAGGCCAATTCATTACCGCTCCCACTGACTTTGCATAATGAATAATGGGTTTCAGGCAGGCGAGGTAGCCCTTCTATTTCACCCAATACGCGCAAATCAGGACTCATCATCTCTATCGGTCTGGCGGTCACACCCAGCCCTGCTCTCACTGCTGCACGGATGGCAGAAAGTGAAGAGGCAACATAGGCAATACGCCATGCTATACCGGCTCTGGTCAAATACTCTATTGCCATATCACGGAATGGGCTTGGCTCATCCATAACGACTAAAGGTACTGATTCGCCGGGCTGGAACTGATAATCGGCAGAACAATACCAAAGCGTCGGTGATGTTCTTAAAATCACATGAGGGTGGTTGTCGACCTTAGCGGTGGTAATAGCCAGGTCAACTTCGCCATGACTCAGCATGTCAGCAATGAGTGGGCTACGTTTTACCCGCACATCGATAGCCAGTCGAGGATAGAGCGTCGCCACTCGATTTAGCAGGAAAGGCAACAGTGTATCGGCAGTATCATCAGATGCGCCGATAATAAGTGACCCTTCTACATTGCTATACATCAGCGACGTACAAGCTTCATCGTTGAAACGTAATATTTTTCTAGCATAGCCAAGTAACTGGAGACCATGTTCAGTGAGTAATTTGTTACGCCCGTGACGGGCAAATAACTCCTTACCAACCAACTGTTCTAACCGTTGCATTTGTTGGCTAACTGCTGATTGAGTTCGACAAACCGCTGCCGCAGCAGAGGCAAAAGTATTCAAGTCAGCAACAGCTACAAAGGTTCTAAGCAGATCGAGGTCGAGATTAATTATCGGACGATTTGCATTTGTCATAGTGTATTCTTCACTTTTTTGAATTCTAATTACAAACTACCCTGGTGTTTAAGTATTAGCGCCATCAATAAGGAACAACGCTAAGTATGACAGTACCCCACTCATTAGAGTAGGGCAAAAAATTTACTTATATTTCGTTACCGCTATCTCTTTTTAAAAAAACTATTGGCGAAACTCTGTATTTGTTTGTGGATATGATCATAAAAATTCGCTAAATCTTCGATAAATGAAGATTTTTTCCTTTAGAAACTCTGATTTTTTGAAACATTTATAAAGCGGAAAAACCCCACTTTAAATAAATCATCCAGATTTACCCTCCATAAAATATTAAAAACATCAATATTTTCTTGGCTGATTTTTTTATTTAATTTAGTAATTTCAAACATTAACATTTAACAATCGATAAGCCACTACAAGGATAACATTAGACATTTTTAATAGTTTTCCTATTTACAAATCTGGCTTTCTGCGCCCCACTATATATGTATGATGATATAAACTGTTGAATTCAGATCCTAACCATTAAAACTCAACGTGATTGGATGCCAATATTTTCCATATCCGTCTGTCTTCATACAATAAAAAAACGGACCTTATTTTATTGATAACTATTTTTTGCTGATACCCGCAGACGCCAAACTCTGTCAGAAAAAACTTCAGGCAAACTCATCAATCAAACATCACCAGACAGGTTTGACGACAAAAAACATCCGCCATACCCCGGCACTTTTCACCTGGAAGCCACTTGCATTAACGATGTATATAAACTCTAAATAACTCGAGTTGTAGGAAAGCGGTAAACGAACAAATCCCGCTGAGTTGACGCCAGTCAATAATTCGGGTTACAAACCTGCCTGGAGCAGAATTGAACGCTGTTCGCAGCGACCTCAACGAGACGAGACCCATGAACGGGTGAGTAATGAGAGTAGCCAGTACACATTCAGTTTGTAGTATGACGAGTATAGAGCTTCAAAAATCAACGGCGTCGGAGTACATTGAACACCTTGCCGTGTTCTACGCGAGGACACGCTTTTACCAGCAAAAGGCTCAATTTTTTATGTCCCCCATTGAGAAATCCAGCAAACTAGACAACGTCTGTTACGACATTCGTGGCCCAGTGCTAAAAGAAGCTAAGCGTCTTGAAGAAGAAGGTAACAAGGTTCTGAAACTGAATATCGGCAACCCTGCCCCGTTTGGTTTCGATGCACCAGATGAAATTCTGGTGGATGTGATCCGTAATTTGCCGACTGCACAGGGCTATTGCGACTCCAAAGGCCTATATTCGGCGCGCAAAGCCATTATGCAGCACTATCAGGCTCGCAATATGCGCGACCTAACAGTGGAGGATATCTACATTGGGAATGGCGTTTCTGAGCTAATCGTGCAATCCATGCAAGCATTGTTGAACCTTGGCGATGAAATGCTGGTACCCGCCCCGGACTATCCGTTATGGACGGCGGCAGTGTCGCTTTCAAGCGGCAAAGCTGTGCATTATATGTGTGATGAAGAATCAGGCTGGTTCCCTGATTTAGATGATATCCGCAGTAAAATCACCCCCCGTACTCGCGGGATAGTGATTATCAACCCAAATAACCCCACAGGCGCGGTCTACAGCAAAGAGCTGTTGCTGGAAATTGTCGAAATCGCCCGCCAGAATGACCTGATTATTTTTGCCGATGAAATCTACGATAAGATTTTATACGATGAAGCTCAGCATCATTCGATTGCCGCATTGGCACCTGATTTACTGACGGTGACCTTCAATGGTTTGTCCAAAACTTATCGCGTTGCCGGTTTCCGTCAGGGCTGGATGGTATTGAATGGGCCGAAGAAGCATGCCAAAGGTTACATTGAAGGTTTGGAAATGCTGGCATCCATGCGCTTGTGCGCCAACGTGCCAATGCAGCATGCCATCCAAACAGCACTGGGAGGCTATCAAAGCATCAGTGAATTTATACAACCGGGTGGGCGTTTATATGAACAACGCGACCGCGCCTGGGAACTCATCAACCAGATCCCCGGAGTTTCCTGCGTAAAACCCCAGGGCGCACTGTATATGTTCCCGCGCATTGATCAGAAAAAATTCAATCTGAAAGACGATCAGAAATTGGTATTGGACCTGCTGTTGCAGGAAAAAGTCTTGTTGGTGCAAGGCAGTGCCTTTAACTGGCCGTATCCCGACCATGTGCGAATTGTGACCTTACCGCGCGTGGATGAGTTGGAGATGGCCGTTGGTAAACTGGGGCGCTTCCTGGAAAACTATCACCAATAATTGCTTGTATAAATAGTGAGATAATGACAAATAATATTGAGACTTAACCAAAATATTATTTGTCATAAATATTTTTATCTAGCTAAATATTCACTTTATATCATCTTGGAATATACCCAACATTGAGTGTAGAATAGTTAAATAACTCATCTACACTAGTTAAACTCATTCAATAAATGAGTTTAATAGACTTGAATAGTATCGATAAAATCTCTATGTATTCTATATTTAGAATACAGGACACAACACACCAAATTTACCATGCATACCATGAACATCATGCATATAGAATATAGACAAGGTGAATATTATGACTTATATAAAATCGATATCTCTATGTAGTTTATTGCTCTCGGCCATCCTTATAACGGCTCCTATCACTGGGCATGCTGATATGTACCAGGCACAACAACCTGACTTTTGTACTAAACCCGTGGAATCATGGGGTGTACATGATGTACTGATGGCTCCGTTTAGAGGGTTTATGTTGATATTTAGTCGCTCATGTGACTAAAGAAATCATAATCGCTCTATAGTTAACACCTATTCAAGTCTATTTAATAATTTTTCAAAAATAAATCTGGGATCAATAATATAAAAGGTCATATTATTTTAATTACATCCGTAGAAATGAATATTTATAAGAGTAACTTATAGGAATCATCAGTTATATATTACAGGGCAATTAACTTGTATTACCGGCAAGATGGTCAGAAAGTGAAATTCAACAATCAGTCAATGGGTTTAGATGTGCGCAACCACTCCACTGCAACTTCAAGCACGATGGGTATATAATGTCGCCACTGAGCCATCTCGGCATCCTATAGTTGCCGACAGAAAACTGAGATTAACATGAGCCACTTTTTTGCCCACCTATCCCGTTTGAAGCTGATTAATCGCTGGCCACTGATGCGCAATGTTCGCACTGAAAACGTTTCTGAGCACAGTTTGCAGGTGGCCTTTGTCGCTCATGCACTGGCTATCATTAAGAACCGAAAATTTAATGGCAATCTCAATGCTGACCGTATCGCGCTGCTGGCGATGTATCACGATGCCAGTGAAGTGATAACCGGCGATTTACCCACCCCTATCAAGTATTACAATCCTCAGATTGCCCATGAATACAAGAAGATAGAAAAAGTCGCTCAGCAAAAACTGATTGAAATGCTGCCAGAAGAGTTACAGCACGATTTTCGCTGTCTGCTGGATGAGCATTATTATAGTGAAGAAGAAAAAGCGTTGGTTAAACAAGCTGATGCGCTATGTGCTTATCTAAAATGTTTAGAAGAATTATCCGCCGGTAATAATGAGTTTATTCAAGCTAAAGCGCGGTTAGAGAAAACTCTCGCCATGCGCCAAAGCCCGGAAATGGATTACTTTATGGAAGTCTTCGTCCCCAGCTTTAGCCTGTCACTGGATGAAATCAGCCTCGATTCACTGGATTGAAGTCAATTTTTAAAAGCACATTTGAGCTGCTGAATGAAGATTATAGGCAAGGAAAACGGGCAGGACGCCCGTTTTAGGCGTCACGCGCTTGTGACCCCTTTGGCGGTTGAGGCACCAAGGGGCAAGGTGAGCACCAATCTCATATCAACCGAACTAAACACAACTCTTACCCTGTAGCATCCCAATCAGAATGGAAACAGCACTGGCACCACCATTACACTCACGATCATCACCAATACAGTGAACGGCACCCCGATTCGGATAAAATCACCAAATTTATAGCCGCCGGGGCCTAATACCAAGGTATTCACCGGCGATGAAACCGGCGTCATAAAGGCCGCTGATGCAGCAATACCGATAATCATCGCGAATGGATACGGGGAAAGCGACATCTCACGAGCGGCGGCGATGGCAATCGGTGCCATCAACACCGCCGTCGCCGTATTAGAGATAAATAGCCCGATAGTGGCGCACAGCACAAATAAGCACAACAACATTACCCTTGGCCCCATGCCACCAGCAACATCCATCAGCCCGCGAACAATCAAATCTACCCCGCCGGTTTTTTGTAGTGCCTGCGCAAAGGGCATCATACCGATAATCAGAATCAAACTCGGCCAATGGATTGAGCGGTAAGCACTTTCCATATCAATACACCGGAACTGCCCCATCAACAAACACGCCACCAGCGCCGCAATCACATTCGGCACTTCGTCGGTCAGCATCATCGCCACCATCAGCGCCAGACAGAACAAAGCATGGGGCGCTTGTGAGATAGCTGGCGCGACTTCGTCAACTTCAGCCGGTAGATTCAGTACAATAAAATCACGCGTTTTTTGCTGCAATTGGCGGATAAGTTTCCAGTCGCCGATCACCAATAAGATGTCGCCAAACTGCAATTTGTCATCAACCAGTTTACCTTCCAATGTCTTACCGTTGCGGCGGATACCCACCACATTCAAACCATAACGGGTACGAAAGGTCACTTCGCGTAAGCTTTTTCCCAGCAGGGCGGAATCGGGAATAAGAGAAACTTCAGCCATTCCGACGTTACGCGCCTGTTCTGAAAAATATTCGCCACGCAGCACCATTGGCTCTAACATCTGCTCGGTGCAAAATTCGCGTAAATCCATATCGCAATCTGACATATCAATCAGCAAAACATCATTTTCGCGCAGTTCAGACGAGCCGGTCGCACTGACCATA
Coding sequences within it:
- the yfbR gene encoding 5'-deoxynucleotidase; protein product: MSHFFAHLSRLKLINRWPLMRNVRTENVSEHSLQVAFVAHALAIIKNRKFNGNLNADRIALLAMYHDASEVITGDLPTPIKYYNPQIAHEYKKIEKVAQQKLIEMLPEELQHDFRCLLDEHYYSEEEKALVKQADALCAYLKCLEELSAGNNEFIQAKARLEKTLAMRQSPEMDYFMEVFVPSFSLSLDEISLDSLD
- the nuoA gene encoding NADH-quinone oxidoreductase subunit NuoA — its product is MSMSTTTEVIAHHWAFAVFLIGAIGLCGLMLLGAFFLGGRARARAKNVPYESGIDSVGSARMRLSAKFYLVAMFFVIFDVEALYLYAWSISIRESGWIGFIEATIFILVLLAGLVYLVRIGALDWTPTRSNRRVSKPSIVRYASSHPQDIPKEIDVAGRQQASEPR
- a CDS encoding SLC13 family permease gives rise to the protein MNSELLWVLTLLLIAIVLFTTNKLRMDVVALLVIIAFVMSGTLSLGEATSGFSDPNVILIAALFVIGEGLVRTGVAYQVGDWLVKVAGHSETKMLALLMVTVAGLGAFMSSTGVVAIFIPVVLSVANRMKISPGRLMMPLSFAGLISGMMTLVATPPNMVVNSELLREGIKGFGFFGVTPIGLIILLMGVGYMLVARHWLGGKQENSEKEQQWKRRTFRDLIRDYKLTGRARRLAIRHDSPLIGRSLDELHLRARYGANVVGIERWKRFRRVMVSATGSSELRENDVLLIDMSDCDMDLREFCTEQMLEPMVLRGEYFSEQARNVGMAEVSLIPDSALLGKSLREVTFRTRYGLNVVGIRRNGKTLEGKLVDDKLQFGDILLVIGDWKLIRQLQQKTRDFIVLNLPAEVDEVAPAISQAPHALFCLALMVAMMLTDEVPNVIAALVACLLMGQFRCIDMESAYRSIHWPSLILIIGMMPFAQALQKTGGVDLIVRGLMDVAGGMGPRVMLLCLFVLCATIGLFISNTATAVLMAPIAIAAAREMSLSPYPFAMIIGIAASAAFMTPVSSPVNTLVLGPGGYKFGDFIRIGVPFTVLVMIVSVMVVPVLFPF
- a CDS encoding pyridoxal phosphate-dependent aminotransferase, yielding MSPIEKSSKLDNVCYDIRGPVLKEAKRLEEEGNKVLKLNIGNPAPFGFDAPDEILVDVIRNLPTAQGYCDSKGLYSARKAIMQHYQARNMRDLTVEDIYIGNGVSELIVQSMQALLNLGDEMLVPAPDYPLWTAAVSLSSGKAVHYMCDEESGWFPDLDDIRSKITPRTRGIVIINPNNPTGAVYSKELLLEIVEIARQNDLIIFADEIYDKILYDEAQHHSIAALAPDLLTVTFNGLSKTYRVAGFRQGWMVLNGPKKHAKGYIEGLEMLASMRLCANVPMQHAIQTALGGYQSISEFIQPGGRLYEQRDRAWELINQIPGVSCVKPQGALYMFPRIDQKKFNLKDDQKLVLDLLLQEKVLLVQGSAFNWPYPDHVRIVTLPRVDELEMAVGKLGRFLENYHQ
- the rovM gene encoding virulence transcriptional regulator RovM, giving the protein MTNANRPIINLDLDLLRTFVAVADLNTFASAAAAVCRTQSAVSQQMQRLEQLVGKELFARHGRNKLLTEHGLQLLGYARKILRFNDEACTSLMYSNVEGSLIIGASDDTADTLLPFLLNRVATLYPRLAIDVRVKRSPLIADMLSHGEVDLAITTAKVDNHPHVILRTSPTLWYCSADYQFQPGESVPLVVMDEPSPFRDMAIEYLTRAGIAWRIAYVASSLSAIRAAVRAGLGVTARPIEMMSPDLRVLGEIEGLPRLPETHYSLCKVSGSGNELALAIFDAMQTGHQHGLQSGVDLMLNSDYVIDDQN